From a region of the Synechococcus sp. PCC 7335 genome:
- a CDS encoding pentapeptide repeat-containing protein, with amino-acid sequence MSSSSGLTVTKPISVWNKPLKTNFKDLFKALGKAGVDAATGQWIGLGKDAVDVLSAIGLDSKNPAELSWALIYNSLSRATFQLVAESQFLMKEVPVDIATLTEQLDLSLETSELQITANFFEHPEQLSVVSRLQTPVKQWLMGVGLDAVQSETVSNRLPAYFTFALHEEWRRHSQTYSSITAAVKTPFTEATEREQGWRLYASWLQKQIEEPMMFEAFGLKDVYIPLRGYYKRQQPSQESSSIAKAYESAEPKPERVVVDLATELRGWLRKAEQQDAIRVISGGPGAGKSSFAKVYAAEHAQRGEFPVLFVPLHQFTPTGDLVKAVDEFIRYDHYLKHNPLDPESEGSRLLVIFDGLDELALQGKIARETAQSFVREVQDKVSRFNYRTTRLQVIITGREVVVQESFREQHQILHVLPYLLPKNERKEVKGEPYIDPNGLLSRDQRGDWWSKYGVAVKQNYSAMPGVLKTASLTEITAQPLLNYLVALSYVAGKLTLSAATNLNTVYADLLDAVYERGYEDSGRHRALTSMSKAHFIRVLEEIALAAWHGGGRTTTIQEIELHCERSGLSKLLSDFEEGAELGVTRLLVAFYFRQSGQRSDQRTFEFTHKSFSEYLTARRIVRAVSRIQKQLARRAEDIEEGWSQRDALQHWAEVCGPTRIDVYLLDFLRDEVALCPVKQVAKWQKTFSELIAVMLRRGMPMEKIEPSLRFYEANQRAIHAEEALLAVLGICSSVTKDISTVEWPTRVSFGAWIGRLQGQRVDVENLASLCSLVRLNLSSSVLINRDLMGADLREANLREANLREANLREANLSRANLRGADLSGANLSEANLSEADLRETNLRLANLRGAILLKTNLREARNVTKEQLIEALLCNTCLREGISLDPDRDCGRRWNS; translated from the coding sequence ATGTCAAGCTCATCTGGTCTGACGGTTACCAAACCTATCTCTGTCTGGAATAAACCGTTAAAGACAAACTTCAAAGACTTGTTTAAAGCGCTAGGCAAAGCCGGGGTAGATGCGGCAACCGGGCAATGGATAGGACTGGGGAAAGACGCTGTCGATGTACTGTCCGCAATTGGTCTAGATAGTAAGAACCCAGCAGAACTGTCCTGGGCACTAATCTATAATTCATTGAGCAGAGCGACCTTCCAACTGGTAGCCGAGAGTCAGTTTTTGATGAAAGAGGTGCCTGTAGACATCGCCACGCTTACCGAGCAACTGGATCTATCGCTAGAAACGAGCGAGCTGCAAATTACAGCTAACTTCTTTGAACATCCAGAGCAGTTGAGCGTTGTTAGTCGTCTACAAACCCCCGTAAAGCAGTGGCTGATGGGTGTAGGCCTGGATGCGGTTCAATCAGAAACCGTTAGCAATCGCTTACCCGCTTACTTCACCTTCGCCTTGCACGAAGAGTGGCGACGCCATTCTCAAACCTATAGTAGTATCACCGCCGCCGTAAAAACGCCCTTCACCGAGGCGACAGAGCGAGAACAAGGCTGGCGACTGTACGCCTCCTGGCTGCAAAAGCAGATCGAGGAACCCATGATGTTCGAGGCCTTTGGTCTCAAAGATGTCTATATTCCGCTCAGAGGCTACTACAAGCGCCAGCAGCCTAGCCAAGAGTCTTCCTCGATAGCCAAAGCATATGAGAGTGCGGAACCTAAACCAGAACGTGTAGTGGTAGACCTCGCTACTGAGCTGAGGGGGTGGCTGCGCAAGGCGGAACAGCAAGATGCGATTCGAGTAATCAGCGGAGGTCCAGGCGCTGGAAAGTCGTCGTTTGCCAAAGTCTATGCGGCTGAACACGCTCAACGAGGTGAGTTCCCAGTTTTGTTTGTTCCACTTCACCAATTCACACCTACTGGAGACCTAGTTAAAGCAGTAGATGAGTTTATCCGATACGACCACTATCTGAAACATAACCCCCTTGATCCTGAGAGTGAGGGGAGCAGACTGCTGGTAATATTCGACGGTTTAGACGAGCTGGCGCTGCAAGGGAAAATAGCAAGAGAAACAGCGCAGTCCTTTGTTCGAGAAGTGCAGGACAAGGTCAGTCGATTTAACTATCGAACGACCCGCCTTCAGGTGATTATCACCGGCAGAGAAGTCGTTGTCCAAGAATCTTTCAGAGAGCAGCATCAAATTCTGCATGTCTTGCCGTACCTTCTTCCAAAGAACGAACGAAAGGAAGTAAAAGGTGAGCCTTACATTGACCCTAACGGCTTGCTATCAAGAGATCAGCGAGGCGATTGGTGGAGCAAGTATGGTGTGGCGGTAAAGCAAAACTATTCTGCCATGCCAGGAGTGTTAAAAACGGCCAGCTTGACTGAGATAACAGCGCAGCCTCTATTAAATTACTTAGTGGCCCTGAGTTATGTAGCAGGAAAGCTTACCCTCTCGGCGGCGACAAACTTAAATACTGTCTATGCGGATTTGCTGGATGCGGTCTATGAACGAGGCTACGAAGACAGCGGTCGGCACCGTGCGCTCACCTCGATGTCAAAAGCGCATTTTATACGAGTGTTAGAAGAGATCGCGCTGGCGGCGTGGCATGGCGGTGGCCGTACAACCACTATTCAAGAAATCGAATTGCACTGCGAGCGCAGCGGTCTGAGTAAGCTTCTGAGCGATTTTGAGGAAGGCGCTGAGCTAGGTGTTACTCGACTACTTGTTGCCTTTTACTTTCGACAAAGTGGCCAACGAAGCGATCAGAGAACATTTGAGTTCACCCACAAAAGCTTTAGCGAGTATCTGACTGCTCGACGGATTGTCCGGGCGGTGTCTCGAATTCAAAAGCAGCTAGCGCGCCGCGCTGAAGATATAGAGGAAGGATGGAGTCAGCGAGACGCTTTGCAGCATTGGGCAGAGGTATGTGGCCCAACTCGTATAGACGTTTATCTGTTGGATTTCTTAAGAGATGAGGTGGCTTTGTGTCCTGTGAAACAGGTAGCTAAGTGGCAGAAAACGTTTAGTGAGCTAATCGCCGTAATGCTTCGGCGGGGAATGCCGATGGAGAAGATTGAGCCGTCACTTAGATTCTATGAAGCGAATCAAAGAGCGATTCATGCGGAAGAGGCACTTCTAGCTGTGTTGGGTATTTGTTCTTCAGTGACTAAAGACATTTCAACAGTAGAGTGGCCTACTCGGGTATCGTTTGGGGCGTGGATAGGACGTTTGCAGGGACAGAGAGTAGATGTTGAGAATCTAGCATCTCTTTGCAGCCTAGTACGTTTAAACCTATCTAGTTCGGTTCTTATCAACCGAGATTTAATGGGAGCCGACCTGCGTGAAGCCAACTTGCGCGAAGCCAACTTGCGCGAAGCCAACTTGCGCGAAGCCAACTTGAGCAGAGCCAACTTGCGCGGAGCCGATCTGAGCGGAGCCAACTTGAGTGAAGCCAACTTGAGTGAAGCTGACCTACGCGAAACCAACCTGCGCTTAGCTAACCTGCGCGGAGCCATTCTGCTCAAAACCAATCTGCGTGAAGCTAGGAACGTTACTAAGGAGCAGCTAATAGAAGCGCTACTTTGCAACACCTGTCTTCGTGAAGGTATTAGCCTAGATCCTGACCGTGATTGCGGGAGACGATGGAACAGCTAA